The Teredinibacter sp. KSP-S5-2 genome includes a window with the following:
- a CDS encoding glycosyltransferase family 4 protein → MKILLAAQSFNRGGRTKRVSDLAEGLVERGHQVSLMSFTDVPDWTKNKFPILKSTKVISRSGPFWQTRNAIKHLLQENDIQLIHAHCEASFVHCGMARLGTPIPIVGTYHRSNLDYFKPNLKLKLIAKLLSHCVAISNDRLQLMHKNLGIPSDKITLIHGGIKLNGKPHCLTRSEARKSLNLNEEDNILVSMGHLGKIKGHDYSIRALSLLIEKYPNTHLYIGGDGPQRDIERLTQLIESLGMQSYVTLLGEVKSPLDWIAASNAFLQPSIEEGFGLVFVEAGACRVPTVATKVGGIKDIIISGETGLLVPPADEQAIAEALSNLLSDKNIAEQMGANAYRRITEHFTIDQMVEKYCTIFNRLITS, encoded by the coding sequence ATGAAAATATTGTTGGCTGCCCAGTCTTTTAATCGCGGGGGTAGAACCAAAAGAGTCAGCGACCTGGCAGAAGGCTTGGTTGAACGAGGCCATCAGGTTTCCCTGATGTCCTTTACTGACGTTCCCGACTGGACAAAAAACAAGTTTCCGATTCTCAAGTCAACCAAAGTAATTTCGCGCTCTGGGCCATTTTGGCAAACACGCAATGCGATCAAACACCTCTTACAGGAAAACGACATTCAGCTGATTCATGCCCATTGTGAAGCTTCGTTTGTTCATTGCGGCATGGCACGCCTGGGCACACCAATCCCCATCGTCGGTACATATCATCGATCAAACCTGGATTATTTTAAACCCAACCTAAAGCTTAAACTCATAGCCAAGCTACTCTCCCATTGCGTTGCCATTTCTAATGATCGATTACAATTAATGCACAAAAACCTGGGAATCCCGTCAGACAAAATCACACTGATTCACGGTGGCATTAAACTCAATGGCAAACCACACTGCCTAACCCGTAGCGAAGCCAGGAAGTCTCTCAACCTGAATGAAGAAGACAACATTCTCGTTTCTATGGGGCACCTAGGGAAAATTAAAGGCCATGATTATTCCATCAGAGCCTTGTCGTTATTAATTGAAAAATATCCAAATACGCATTTATACATTGGTGGTGATGGACCCCAAAGAGATATCGAACGCTTAACACAACTGATTGAATCTCTGGGAATGCAGTCTTATGTGACCTTGTTGGGAGAGGTTAAATCACCTTTGGATTGGATCGCAGCTTCGAACGCATTTCTTCAACCCTCTATCGAAGAAGGCTTTGGTTTGGTTTTTGTTGAAGCCGGCGCATGTCGTGTTCCAACAGTCGCAACAAAAGTCGGTGGAATAAAGGATATTATTATATCTGGAGAGACAGGGCTGTTAGTGCCGCCCGCTGATGAACAGGCAATCGCCGAGGCACTTTCCAATTTACTGTCGGATAAAAATATCGCAGAACAAATGGGGGCAAATGCCTACCGACGCATCACTGAACACTTTACAATAGACCAGATGGTTGAGAAGTACTGCACTATTTTTAACCGCCTGATCACATCTTAA
- a CDS encoding glycosyltransferase family 4 protein, giving the protein MKILYHHRTRGAGAEGVHIMGIVNALRSMGHEVHLLSFPGADPEKPVTPSTPQPKQKKSLLGWLASQTKHMPEFVFEFFELAYNMVGGHRLKKLTNAVQPDLIYERYSLFMFIGVWFAKKRGIPIVLEVNDSALVERVRPLTFVSFAKKVEAWIFRNATGLVFISNYFHDIAKENYGNIAPAKICPNSADISQFTPDAEARERVRKQYNVQDKVVCGYVGAFVYWHGIQWFMEEVAPKLKQYPNLVLLLVGDGAVFPEIQNIVTENNLQDQVILTGRVPHKEVGDLISAMDYGILPDSNHYGSPMKLLEMMAMEVALVSPGFGPVREVVEHNQTGWLFEPKDKQAAVQLVLDLSNQPEETERVGKQARKYIIENRQWTHNAQDVLSLVPGATND; this is encoded by the coding sequence ATGAAAATTCTGTACCACCACAGAACTCGGGGAGCTGGCGCTGAAGGCGTCCACATCATGGGCATTGTCAATGCGCTGAGAAGCATGGGACACGAAGTGCACTTATTATCATTTCCCGGCGCAGATCCCGAAAAACCAGTCACACCATCAACACCTCAACCTAAACAGAAAAAAAGCCTGTTAGGGTGGCTGGCATCACAAACCAAACACATGCCAGAGTTTGTTTTTGAGTTCTTCGAACTGGCGTACAACATGGTTGGCGGACATCGCTTAAAAAAGCTAACCAATGCAGTTCAACCCGATTTAATTTATGAACGATATTCTCTTTTTATGTTTATCGGGGTTTGGTTTGCTAAAAAACGCGGCATTCCAATTGTTCTTGAAGTGAATGATTCCGCACTGGTTGAGCGTGTTCGACCACTGACTTTTGTCTCTTTTGCAAAGAAGGTCGAAGCCTGGATTTTCCGCAACGCCACTGGCTTGGTATTTATATCCAACTATTTCCACGATATTGCTAAAGAAAATTATGGCAATATTGCGCCGGCAAAAATCTGTCCGAACTCGGCAGATATTAGCCAATTCACGCCAGATGCAGAGGCACGGGAAAGAGTAAGAAAGCAATACAACGTGCAGGATAAAGTCGTTTGCGGTTACGTTGGTGCATTCGTTTACTGGCATGGTATTCAATGGTTTATGGAAGAGGTTGCACCAAAACTTAAACAGTACCCAAACCTTGTATTGTTACTTGTTGGCGATGGTGCAGTTTTCCCTGAAATACAAAATATTGTCACGGAAAATAATTTACAGGATCAGGTTATTCTAACTGGCCGGGTTCCACACAAAGAAGTTGGCGATCTTATTTCCGCAATGGATTACGGCATATTGCCAGACTCAAACCACTATGGTTCACCGATGAAGCTGCTTGAGATGATGGCAATGGAGGTCGCACTGGTTTCACCCGGTTTTGGCCCGGTCCGAGAGGTTGTCGAACACAACCAAACAGGCTGGTTGTTTGAGCCCAAAGACAAGCAAGCCGCCGTTCAACTGGTTTTGGATTTATCCAATCAGCCAGAAGAAACAGAGCGAGTAGGCAAGCAAGCACGGAAATACATTATCGAAAATCGCCAATGGACACATAACGCGCAGGACGTACTTAGTTTAGTACCGGGAGCCACAAATGATTAA
- a CDS encoding glycosyltransferase family A protein, with protein MSDYQISVVIPFFNAYDFFAETLTSVQAQTYPPKEIIVVNDGCGQKAKDFLDQFDGITAIHLEENSGPAKARNTGIQAANGDWIAFLDADDIWNENKLAQQVYFLTEHPEFCACHTGIHTFNQDGIIATFLNKPFDIQISDLLASSHVTPPSLMIKKSALLDVGLFDEHIKCSEDYELSIRLVSRGYKIGFLGEALVKVRRMNHGNISSNAKRILIGRLELLKKHRKTFRKNKGYTAYYLYKTFSIISGKTSGIKSRILHGIALFIKKLFVRSFAPE; from the coding sequence ATGTCTGACTATCAAATAAGTGTCGTTATTCCCTTCTTTAATGCGTATGACTTTTTCGCCGAAACACTTACTTCGGTACAGGCACAAACCTACCCACCAAAAGAAATTATTGTTGTGAATGACGGCTGCGGTCAAAAAGCAAAAGACTTTTTAGATCAATTTGATGGTATTACTGCGATACATCTGGAAGAGAATTCTGGTCCAGCAAAGGCAAGAAATACGGGTATTCAAGCCGCCAATGGTGATTGGATTGCCTTTCTTGATGCAGACGATATATGGAATGAAAATAAACTGGCGCAACAAGTGTATTTCCTAACTGAGCACCCGGAGTTTTGCGCTTGCCACACGGGCATTCACACCTTTAATCAGGATGGCATTATTGCCACTTTTCTTAATAAACCGTTTGATATCCAGATCTCCGATTTGTTGGCTTCAAGCCATGTCACACCGCCTTCGCTCATGATTAAAAAGAGTGCGTTATTGGATGTAGGCTTATTCGATGAACATATAAAATGCTCAGAAGATTACGAACTCTCCATTCGTTTGGTCAGTCGCGGTTATAAAATTGGCTTTCTTGGGGAGGCGTTGGTTAAGGTGAGGAGAATGAATCATGGAAACATCTCCTCAAATGCAAAGAGAATTCTTATCGGGCGTTTAGAATTGTTGAAAAAACACCGAAAAACTTTCAGGAAGAATAAAGGTTATACCGCTTACTACTTATATAAAACCTTTAGTATCATCAGCGGTAAAACTTCAGGCATTAAATCGCGGATATTGCACGGTATCGCGCTGTTCATAAAGAAACTTTTTGTTAGAAGTTTCGCTCCAGAATAG
- a CDS encoding VCBS repeat-containing protein has translation MDLSIKRFVCQFAAISGLFGAANVFSLDTTITLQADSAITPKVSEVVTFGLPLAEGEVVDLSEIKVTQGATELPISVQAGMRWHWSDNSYRSVTIQLQNVDMTGGNIVLRITDEGRSTTDLTPVPHTNGWIAAGADKANMLYPRILALHDPFYLDDTGIIAPYNAAPETPDSFELFQQAQVNNWSGGLDYNASSGANWLFDRSTAYFKLYMTTGEAKYLKEAILSKQFYFTHVRDDGSTPAPAGGEGCWTYGVACADGKYIAPQQAKLAWALAGDNSQWDEQLIINMALQSDLGWNQYATRDPFDSQNEGFTERGAGMAGLAEIVAYEMTGNQTMLDHLNERIASLKDMQQTEKPWDLTNGWVPKSGGFTHNIDVHEGNCNESSCPLNDSTSRGFSAWMSENIVDFLWQSYWVTKNEDIPEMLRLIAHAVDDYGFTSAYSGGDHVTKPEFSGQNPRTQGCNTMKEDTDLLYMASAFAPVASRTSGDWWPWYSDNHNIETVLVLGTGYYFETDEVKKMKLRARIEKLIQGWGHTGCAGVFSGVYRLFNWQHRSNSVRTWQWIDETIPAPVGGTSSSSSSSSSSTSSSTSSGAGGTGGDTSSSSSSSSGGTTVDNPPSAPGIMAVVVKSSPTSSSSSSTSSSSSGTTSSSSSTSSSSSSSSTSSSSSGGVTGVTGVSFAAVTKTAFDNSPEMTRAFWAGMPDVNGDGCLDIYIGSHSDDDDSNMLIQNNVGGKCQGTFTYFADNDNYSQASPVTPRITSRYTWGNWYGHPQGFWSFYGNDVDGSASGRYVIDPSFTTVGGQPQYQRKSTACFGERPKCIIADIDGDNAFEMVSRLFSAPYNTGYVVDLITGETKYPSPVKNNTFTDGLLVFDVDNDGAPEIVHVLEGGYWKFNKTSKALEWMADTIPTGQTKTTDTSSMVFDYDADGDADFLFIVGMYDVNGTATPWMYRNNGDGTFTDVTSTAFKDITLSNTAYFTTYSNSVVADINLDGYPDVVFGGQGFNEAVTLLMNNGDGSFTEDVSIDFTPKNFGWDARKPWLGVGDYDNDGRIDIVHNGNGPDFQETASTLMEGQLFHNVTDNGNHWLRVRVRGNGANTDGLHSRVTLFVPGTSNVITSYQVGVFTGGYQNLITHAGLGDNTRVDLQVDLPHGGSSCRHPNIAVDRDVVVLSTCQLVDYQPGSAIPLSQ, from the coding sequence ATGGATCTTTCAATTAAGCGGTTTGTATGTCAGTTTGCCGCGATTTCAGGCCTATTCGGTGCAGCAAATGTCTTCTCTTTAGATACCACGATTACGCTCCAGGCAGATTCTGCAATTACGCCCAAGGTATCCGAAGTTGTGACTTTTGGCCTTCCTTTGGCGGAAGGTGAAGTGGTTGATCTGAGCGAAATTAAAGTCACTCAGGGAGCAACGGAGTTACCGATTTCTGTGCAGGCGGGTATGCGCTGGCACTGGAGCGATAACTCTTATCGTTCAGTAACGATTCAACTGCAAAATGTTGATATGACGGGCGGTAACATTGTCCTACGAATAACAGATGAAGGGCGAAGTACAACGGATCTGACACCTGTTCCTCACACCAATGGCTGGATTGCAGCGGGTGCCGATAAGGCGAATATGCTTTACCCCCGAATTCTTGCGTTACATGATCCTTTCTATCTGGATGATACCGGCATTATCGCGCCCTATAACGCGGCACCGGAAACACCGGATTCATTTGAATTATTCCAGCAAGCTCAGGTAAATAACTGGTCAGGGGGCTTGGATTACAATGCTTCCAGTGGTGCTAACTGGCTGTTCGACCGCTCTACCGCCTATTTCAAGTTGTATATGACAACGGGTGAGGCCAAATACTTAAAAGAAGCGATATTAAGTAAGCAGTTTTATTTCACTCACGTTCGTGACGATGGTTCAACTCCTGCGCCAGCAGGCGGAGAAGGTTGTTGGACCTACGGTGTGGCCTGTGCGGACGGAAAATATATTGCGCCTCAACAAGCAAAATTAGCTTGGGCTTTAGCCGGAGACAACAGCCAATGGGATGAGCAACTGATTATTAATATGGCGTTGCAGAGTGACCTTGGCTGGAACCAATATGCGACACGTGACCCTTTTGATTCCCAGAATGAAGGCTTCACCGAACGTGGTGCAGGTATGGCTGGTTTGGCGGAAATTGTTGCTTATGAGATGACGGGCAATCAGACCATGCTCGATCATCTCAATGAGCGAATTGCATCATTAAAGGATATGCAGCAAACGGAAAAGCCTTGGGATCTGACTAACGGCTGGGTGCCCAAAAGTGGAGGTTTTACCCACAACATTGATGTGCATGAAGGTAACTGTAATGAATCCAGCTGCCCATTAAATGATTCTACCTCACGTGGTTTTTCCGCCTGGATGAGTGAAAACATCGTGGATTTTCTTTGGCAGTCTTACTGGGTAACTAAAAACGAAGATATTCCGGAAATGCTGCGTCTAATTGCTCACGCGGTGGATGATTATGGGTTTACCTCGGCCTACTCCGGCGGTGATCATGTAACCAAACCTGAGTTTTCGGGGCAAAACCCCAGGACTCAGGGTTGTAATACAATGAAAGAGGACACCGATCTGCTTTATATGGCCAGTGCTTTTGCGCCGGTTGCATCTCGAACCAGTGGTGATTGGTGGCCCTGGTATTCCGATAACCACAATATCGAAACCGTCCTTGTATTGGGAACTGGGTATTACTTCGAAACCGACGAAGTGAAAAAAATGAAACTTCGTGCCCGTATCGAGAAGCTGATTCAAGGTTGGGGACATACAGGTTGTGCAGGCGTTTTTAGTGGAGTTTACCGTCTTTTTAACTGGCAGCATCGATCTAATTCAGTGAGAACATGGCAGTGGATCGACGAAACTATTCCTGCACCTGTTGGTGGCACATCCAGTTCATCTTCCAGCAGCAGTAGTTCTACATCAAGCAGTACATCTTCTGGTGCTGGCGGTACAGGCGGTGACACCAGTTCGTCATCCTCCTCAAGTAGTGGTGGCACAACGGTTGATAACCCACCTTCTGCTCCGGGCATAATGGCTGTTGTTGTGAAGTCTTCTCCAACTTCCAGCTCGTCAAGCAGTACTTCATCAAGCTCTTCCGGGACAACGTCAAGCAGTTCTTCAACGTCCAGTTCAAGTTCCTCCAGTTCGACCAGTTCATCCTCGTCCGGTGGGGTAACAGGTGTAACCGGTGTGAGTTTTGCTGCGGTAACGAAAACGGCTTTCGATAACTCACCTGAAATGACTCGTGCATTCTGGGCGGGTATGCCAGATGTAAATGGGGATGGCTGTTTGGATATTTATATCGGTTCCCATTCTGATGACGACGATTCCAACATGTTGATTCAAAATAATGTTGGCGGTAAGTGCCAAGGTACATTTACCTATTTCGCGGACAATGATAATTACTCACAGGCGAGCCCGGTAACGCCAAGAATTACTTCTCGCTACACCTGGGGTAACTGGTATGGCCATCCGCAGGGCTTCTGGTCGTTCTACGGTAATGATGTAGATGGTTCTGCCAGCGGACGTTATGTCATTGATCCCAGTTTCACTACTGTAGGTGGTCAGCCTCAATATCAACGAAAATCAACGGCGTGTTTTGGTGAACGACCAAAATGTATTATTGCGGATATTGATGGTGATAACGCATTCGAAATGGTCAGTCGTCTATTCTCTGCGCCATACAATACCGGTTATGTGGTTGATTTGATTACAGGGGAAACCAAATATCCTTCTCCAGTCAAAAATAATACTTTCACTGATGGTTTACTGGTATTTGATGTCGACAATGACGGAGCGCCAGAAATTGTTCATGTATTAGAAGGTGGCTACTGGAAGTTTAATAAAACCAGTAAGGCATTGGAGTGGATGGCGGACACTATTCCTACTGGTCAGACGAAAACAACAGACACCAGCAGTATGGTGTTCGATTATGACGCCGATGGTGATGCGGACTTCCTGTTTATTGTTGGTATGTATGACGTAAACGGCACAGCAACACCTTGGATGTACCGAAACAACGGTGATGGAACCTTTACCGATGTTACCTCAACGGCCTTTAAAGATATTACCTTGTCCAATACGGCTTACTTCACTACTTATTCGAATTCCGTCGTTGCTGATATTAACCTGGATGGCTATCCCGATGTGGTGTTTGGTGGTCAGGGCTTTAATGAAGCCGTGACGTTACTGATGAATAATGGTGATGGTTCCTTTACGGAGGATGTTTCTATCGATTTCACACCCAAGAACTTCGGTTGGGATGCACGTAAGCCCTGGCTAGGTGTTGGCGACTATGACAATGATGGCAGAATTGACATTGTGCACAACGGTAATGGTCCGGACTTCCAGGAAACTGCATCCACATTGATGGAGGGGCAGTTATTCCACAATGTCACTGACAACGGCAATCACTGGTTAAGAGTGCGTGTGAGAGGTAACGGTGCCAACACCGATGGATTACATAGTCGTGTTACTTTGTTTGTACCCGGTACTTCGAACGTGATCACTTCTTATCAAGTCGGCGTGTTCACTGGTGGCTATCAGAATCTGATTACTCATGCTGGCCTAGGGGATAATACCCGTGTGGATTTACAGGTTGACCTTCCTCATGGAGGCAGCAGCTGTCGTCATCCCAATATTGCTGTCGACAGAGACGTTGTTGTGCTGTCAACTTGTCAATTGGTTGACTACCAACCGGGTTCTGCTATCCCCCTATCTCAGTAA
- a CDS encoding glycosyltransferase: protein MKTKKILAIGNLFPLPWEPHRGSFNRQQFERLEQEHQVEYIIPVAFTEWFKHKSEVKSNKESNKHYVPYFFTPKIGRAFYSYWMLLSLLFPVKKVIKRFDPDLIFVSWAFPEGVAVAKLARIFKLPFILKVHGTDINDFIDLPGRGKQIVKACNQASTILSVSQALCDKMVEAGVAKEKIVVNYNGVNKNLFFNDESVNTNTKPLLLYVGNLKRTKGVLACAEAFGEIINQGIDAELCFIGQGTDKVHIEKILAENPKAKELTHFLPPMPQEEIRSWMNKAHLLLLPSFNEGVPNVVLEAKACGLPSIATAVGGIPEILCEGEGLLVPLHDTQALISAIRTGLESNWNRKAVAEGAQRFTWEENIANVNAAIDKAIN from the coding sequence ATGAAAACAAAAAAAATATTAGCGATAGGGAATTTATTTCCACTTCCCTGGGAACCGCATAGGGGTTCATTTAATCGGCAACAATTTGAGCGCCTGGAACAGGAACACCAGGTTGAGTACATTATTCCCGTTGCCTTCACGGAGTGGTTTAAACACAAAAGCGAAGTAAAAAGTAACAAGGAAAGCAACAAACACTATGTCCCCTATTTTTTTACTCCCAAAATAGGTAGAGCATTCTATTCGTACTGGATGCTTCTCTCTCTTTTGTTTCCGGTTAAAAAAGTAATAAAACGCTTTGATCCAGACCTGATATTCGTGAGCTGGGCTTTTCCCGAGGGCGTTGCTGTTGCAAAGCTGGCCAGGATATTCAAGCTACCGTTTATTCTAAAAGTCCATGGCACAGACATTAATGACTTTATAGACTTGCCGGGACGGGGAAAGCAAATTGTCAAAGCCTGCAATCAAGCGTCAACCATTCTTTCCGTCAGCCAAGCCTTATGCGACAAGATGGTAGAGGCAGGTGTCGCAAAAGAAAAAATCGTTGTTAACTACAATGGCGTAAACAAAAATTTATTTTTTAACGACGAATCTGTTAACACCAATACAAAGCCGCTGTTACTGTATGTCGGCAACCTAAAACGAACAAAAGGTGTACTTGCCTGCGCCGAAGCATTCGGTGAAATAATTAATCAAGGTATAGACGCCGAACTCTGTTTTATCGGTCAAGGAACCGATAAGGTACACATCGAAAAAATATTAGCCGAGAATCCCAAAGCAAAAGAATTAACTCACTTTCTACCTCCAATGCCACAGGAAGAGATTCGAAGCTGGATGAATAAAGCCCATCTATTATTGCTACCCAGCTTTAATGAAGGTGTGCCTAATGTGGTGCTTGAAGCAAAAGCCTGTGGCCTTCCATCCATTGCAACAGCTGTTGGTGGAATTCCTGAAATATTATGTGAAGGAGAAGGTTTACTTGTTCCTCTTCACGACACTCAAGCGTTAATATCCGCGATCAGAACAGGCCTGGAATCTAACTGGAATCGCAAAGCAGTCGCGGAAGGAGCACAACGCTTCACTTGGGAAGAAAATATCGCTAACGTCAATGCCGCAATCGATAAGGCAATCAACTAA
- a CDS encoding polysaccharide deacetylase family protein: protein MLNFGSYKIARFLPNRVITTKGKSKERVLYLTFDDGPNPDFTLKIADLLQRYSAQGSFFCIGRNIAKHPQIAQSLVEKGHLIANHSNTHSAFVKQSLASQLNEANACQREIENIDPDNIKAFRAPQGLLSFPLLTKLLADKWRLVHWSYDSKDYQHKPFEEQKKIFDTRPVSNGEILLFHDDNQLAVDLLEYLLPQWQQQGYVFHTVAGLIGGKSE, encoded by the coding sequence ATGCTGAATTTTGGCAGCTATAAGATTGCGCGTTTTTTGCCAAACCGCGTAATTACCACCAAGGGTAAGTCAAAAGAAAGGGTACTGTATCTTACTTTTGATGACGGCCCCAATCCGGACTTTACATTGAAGATCGCAGACCTTTTACAACGCTATTCAGCACAAGGTTCTTTTTTTTGTATTGGCCGAAATATTGCCAAACATCCTCAGATAGCCCAATCCTTAGTTGAGAAAGGACATTTAATTGCTAATCACTCAAATACGCACAGCGCTTTTGTTAAACAATCCCTGGCCTCACAGTTAAACGAAGCAAATGCCTGCCAGCGGGAGATTGAGAATATCGACCCCGATAACATTAAAGCCTTTCGCGCACCTCAAGGGTTACTCAGTTTTCCCCTCCTAACCAAACTGTTGGCAGATAAATGGCGCTTGGTTCACTGGTCATACGATTCAAAAGATTATCAGCACAAGCCTTTTGAAGAGCAAAAGAAAATATTTGATACACGCCCTGTCAGCAATGGGGAAATACTATTGTTTCACGACGACAACCAACTTGCCGTGGATTTATTAGAGTATTTATTGCCACAGTGGCAACAACAAGGTTACGTATTTCACACGGTTGCCGGACTTATTGGAGGAAAAAGTGAATAG
- a CDS encoding glycosyltransferase family 2 protein — MNSIIHCIFWLSLFLVVYTYAIYPMVLYILVKVFNKNRIPQNETTIDEDELPSVGIIIAAFNEEKDIQARVENIFACDYPQDKIHLYVGSDGSSDNTNNILRNIEDPRLKAHLFEENRGKPSVLNDLVEASEESILVFSDANTYFEADALKKLARHFTGTQQADAVCGQLKLLKPDGVENEDNLYWKYENWLKVNEAKIGCLLGANGAIYAIRREDYIPISSDSIIDDFVIVNRLAAQGKIVDYDAEAVAKEYIPDTIADEFKRRTRIGRGNYQTLFRYPNFLFNSNILLGFSYLSHKVFRWLVPHCLILAFISNAFLLQIPFYVFTFMCQVFVYALFLGWKKGSLDVSNSKLLRLMIFWLDMNYALWVGFVQYFSGSSGGAWTRTAR; from the coding sequence GTGAATAGCATTATTCATTGTATTTTTTGGTTATCGCTTTTTTTGGTGGTTTACACCTATGCCATCTATCCGATGGTTTTGTATATTCTGGTTAAAGTGTTTAATAAAAACCGTATACCACAGAATGAAACAACGATTGACGAAGATGAATTACCCTCCGTCGGGATAATTATCGCTGCCTTTAATGAAGAAAAGGATATTCAAGCTCGGGTGGAAAATATTTTTGCCTGTGATTACCCTCAAGACAAGATCCATTTGTATGTTGGATCCGATGGCAGTTCCGATAATACCAATAATATTTTACGTAATATTGAAGACCCTCGCTTAAAGGCTCATTTATTTGAAGAAAACCGTGGTAAACCTTCAGTACTTAACGACCTCGTAGAAGCTTCCGAAGAAAGCATACTCGTTTTCAGTGACGCCAATACCTATTTTGAAGCGGATGCTCTCAAAAAACTTGCCCGACACTTTACCGGCACACAACAGGCAGATGCGGTTTGCGGCCAATTGAAACTGTTAAAACCCGACGGCGTGGAAAACGAAGATAATCTGTACTGGAAGTACGAAAACTGGTTAAAAGTGAACGAAGCCAAAATAGGCTGCCTTCTCGGTGCCAACGGCGCGATCTATGCCATACGCCGAGAAGACTACATTCCAATATCCAGTGATTCGATTATCGACGATTTCGTTATCGTCAATCGTTTAGCCGCACAGGGAAAAATTGTTGATTACGACGCTGAAGCCGTTGCCAAAGAATATATACCTGACACCATTGCGGACGAATTTAAGCGACGCACACGGATCGGTCGCGGCAATTACCAAACTTTGTTTCGTTATCCAAACTTTCTATTCAACAGTAATATTCTATTGGGCTTCAGTTATTTATCCCATAAAGTATTTCGTTGGCTGGTTCCGCACTGCTTAATTCTTGCGTTTATTAGCAACGCTTTTTTATTACAAATACCATTTTACGTATTCACCTTTATGTGTCAGGTATTTGTGTACGCCTTATTTCTCGGTTGGAAAAAAGGCTCGCTGGACGTATCAAACAGCAAGTTATTGCGCTTGATGATTTTTTGGCTCGATATGAATTACGCTCTCTGGGTGGGCTTCGTACAATATTTTTCTGGTTCAAGTGGTGGTGCCTGGACACGCACCGCAAGATAA